In the Equus quagga isolate Etosha38 unplaced genomic scaffold, UCLA_HA_Equagga_1.0 HiC_scaffold_6641_RagTag, whole genome shotgun sequence genome, one interval contains:
- the LOC124232488 gene encoding olfactory receptor 2C3-like, with protein MVMEIANASSPEVFVLLGFSSRPSLETILFVLVLGFYVVSLLGNGTIILVSCVDVHLHTPMYFFLANLSFLDIGFTTSIIPQLLVNLWGPHKTISYGGCMVQFYISHWLGATECVLLAVMSYDRYAAICRPLHYTVTMHPRVCLSLAFTSWFGGLTTSMVGSTLTMLLPLCGNNRIDHFLCEMPLIMQLACVDTSLNEVEMYVASFIFVVLPLGLILVSYGHIACAVLRIRSAEGRRKAFNTCSSHVAVVALFYGSIIFMYLQPAKSNSHERGKFLALFYTVVTPMLNPLIYTLRNKDVKKALRRLVLEKSCGLGGHGGTFRDGSH; from the coding sequence ATGGTCATGGAAATAGCCAATGCAAGTTCTCCAGAAGTCTTTGTACTCCTGGGCTTCTCTTCACGACCCTCGCTAGAAACTATCCTCTTCGTCCTTGTCTTGGGGTTTTATGTGGTGTCTCTCTTGGGCAATGGCACCATCATTCTGGTCTCTTGTGTGGATGTGCACCTCCACACTCCGATGTACTTCTTTCTTGCCAATCTCTCCTTCCTGGACATTGGCTTCACCACAAGCATCATCCCACAACTCCTGGTCAACCTCTGGGGACCACACAAAACCATAAGCTATGGAGGGTGTATGGTCCAGTTCTATATCTCACACTGGCTGGGGGCCACTGAGTGTGTCCTCCTGGCAGTTATGTCCTATGACCGCTATGCTGCCATCTGCAGGCCACTCCACTATACTGTCACCATGCATCCAAGGGTTTGCCTCAGCTTGGCCTTCACCTCGTGGTTCGGGGGTCTGACCACCAGCATGGTGGGCTCTACACTCACCATGCTCCTGCCGCTGTGTGGGAACAATCGCATTGACCACTTTCTCTGTGAGATGCCCCTCATTATGCAACTGGCTTGTGTGGACACCAGCCTTAATGAGGTGGAGATGTATGTGGCCAGCTTTATCTTTGTTGTCTTGCCTCTGGGTCTCATCCTGGTCTCATATGGCCATATTGCCTGTGCTGTGTTGAGGATCAGGTCAGCAGAAGGGCGGAGAAAGGCCTTCAACACCTGCTCTTCCCACGTGGCAGTCGTGGCTCTGTTTTACGGGAGCATCATCTTCATGTACCTCCAGCCGGCCAAGAGCAACTCTCACGAACGGGGCAAGTTCCTGGCCCTCTTCTACACTGTGGTCACCCCGATGCTGAACCCCCTGATTTACACGCTGAGGAACAAGGACGTGAAGAAGGCTCTCAGGCGCCTTGTGTTAGAGAAGAGCTGTGGTTTGGGGGGACACGGGGGCACATTTAGAGACGGTAGTCACTAG